Within the Desulfovibrio oxyclinae DSM 11498 genome, the region GAGATTGCTGAAAACATTGCAGCCATCATGGGCACCGAGGTCGGCTTCAAGGAGCCCAAGGTCGCCCAGAACATCTGCACAGGCGGTTCCCGCGCCGAGCTCCTTTTCGATTACGAGGGAGTCGAGGACTGCCGGGCCGAGGCACTGCTTTACGGCGGCGAGAAGTCCTGCGGCCTTGGCTGCATCGGCATGGCCTCCTGCGTGAAGGTTTGCGGCTTCGACGCCATCCGCCTGAACGACGACGGTCTGCCCGTGGTGGACATGAACGCCTGCCGCTCCTGCGGCAAATGCGCCGAAGTCTGTCCCACCGGAGCCATCCGCGTTTCCGGCCTGACCATGGACCTGCTGCACCTCAACAAGACCGACGACTGCCTCGCACCCTGCATGCAGAAGTGCCCGGCGCAGATCGACGTCCGCACCTACGTGCAGCAGATGAAGATGGGCGACATGCGCGGCGCGCTGACTACCATGAAGGAGCGCAACCCGCTTCCGCTGGCCGTCGGCCGCCTGTGCCCCGCACCGTGCGAGACCATCTGCCGCCGCAACATCGCGGACGAGGGCGTGGCCATTCACACCCTGCACCGCTTCGTGGCGGATTGGGAGATGAACGCCGGTTCCCGCGTGCAACTGGACTGCAACCCCCGCAGCGGGCATCGCGTCGCCATCATCGGCGGCGGCCCCGCCGGTCTGTCCTGCGCGTACTTCCTGCGCCGCATCGGCCACGAGCCGGTGATCTTCGAAAAGCGCGAAGAGCTTGGCGGCATGATGAAGGGCGTCATTCCCGAATACCGTCTTCCCTCCAAGGTCGTTGACTGGGAAATCCAGTCCATCCTCGACCTCGGCGTGGACCTGCGCACCGGCCTTGAATTCGGCAAGGACGTGACCCTTGAGAGCCTTGAGCAGGAAGGATTCGAAGCCGTGTTCATGGCAACCGGTGCCTGGAAGGTGCCGGGACTGGGTGTGGAAAACGACGATGCCGAAGGCGTGGTGGACGCAGTGTCCTTCCTCGACGGCATCGGAGGCACTTACGGCGACATGCAGGGCCGTCGGATCGTGGTGGTTGGCGACACCAACACCGCCATGGACGTTGCCCGCAGCGCGGCGCGCCTTGGCGCCGATGTCACCGGCCTCGTGTCCTGCATTCAGCGCAAGATGTCCGCCAACAAGAACGAAGTAAAGCGTGCCGCCGAGCTGGGTACCGACCTCAAGTTCCTCACCGCCCCTGTGCGCGTGCTGGCAGAGGACGGCAAGGTAACCGGCGTGGAATATCAGGAACTGCAGTACGACGATCCCAAGAAGGCCACCGGCAAGCCCAAGCCCGTCGAGGGCACCGAGGCAACGGTGCAGGCCGACATGGTCGTGGTCGCCACCGACCGCGTGGTGGACGCCGGTCCGCTCAAGACCGAAAGCGGCGAGCCGCTCTTCGATATGGACAAGAAGACCGGCGGCATCAAGGCCGACAAGACCACTCTGCAAACCAGTCTTCCGCACGTGTTCGCGGGCGGCGAGGCCCACACCGGCCGCAACATCCTGATTCAGGCGGTTGCCGACGGACGTCGTGCCGCTCGCGGCATCCACTACTATATTACGGAAGGGGAAATCCCCGAGCCGAAGAACCCGCAGCTTCGCGTCATCCCGGAAACCATCCTCAAGAACATGGATGTGACTTACACCATCCCGCGCATCGAAGTGCCCGAAATCGGAATCGAGGAGCGGAAGTCCACATTCAAGGAAGAGGTCAAGGGTTCCATCGGATTCGACGCGGCCCGCAAGGAAAGCAGCCGCTGCCTGCGCTGCGGCCTGACCTGCTACGACTCGGAGGCCGGTGCCGAATACGCCGGTGACCCCGACGTCAAGAAATTCAGCGAATCGGGCAAGGAGTAAGATCATGCAGAACAAGCGATTCACAAGAAGAGCCTTCATGCGTTCGCTCGGCATCGTCGGGCTTGGTGCGGCCCTCACTCCCGCACCCGTCGCGGCAGCCGTTCGCATGACAGACTCCCGCAAGCTGTCCGACAACCGCTTCGAGGTCTGCGAAACTCGCTTCCTCATGGGTACCTTCGTGGCGATCACGGCTCTTCACGAGTCCCGCGACGCCGCCAAGGAAGCCACGGCCCGCGCCTTTGGCGAGATCGAACGGCTTTCCGCCATCTTCGACCGCCACAAGGGCGACACCCCGGTCTCTGTGCTGAACGCCACCGGCCGCCTGTCCGACGTCGCTCCCGAGCTGCGGTCAGTCATGGAAAAGGCCGTGATCTTCAACCGTCGTTCCGGCGGTGCCTTTGACTCCACTGTTCTTCCGCTGGTGGAGATGCTCAAGGGCCACGCTGATGCCGACGGCAGGATCAACCTGTCCGAAAAGGACATGAAGGACGCGCTGGGCCTCGTCGATACAGAAGCCGTGCGTATCTCCGACAACGGAATCCGTTTCGACAAGCAGGGCATGGGCGTGACGCTCGACGGCATCGGCAAGGGCTACATCGTGGACCGCGCCTCCGACGTGCTGGCCGCCAACGGCGTTGTCGATCACCTCGTGAACGCGGGCGGCGACATCCGCGCCCGGGGCGAACGCGCTCCCGGAAAGGCGTGGAAGATCGCCATCGAAGATCCCGCGGGCAAGGGCGGATACCCCTCCGTCATCCATCTGCGCGACGCAGCCGTCGCCACCTCCGGCGGCTACGAAGTGTACTACGATGCGAACCGCACGCATCATCACGTCATCAACCCCAGGACCGCTCACTCTCCCACCCAGAGCGTCAGCGTGTCCGTTACCGCTCCAACCGTCATGCAGGCCGACGCTCTCTCCACCTCGGCTTTCGTCATGCCCCCAAAAGACGGCGTCCACTTTGTGGATGCGCAGCCGGGAAGCGACTGCCTCATCGTCGGTAAAAGCGGCGCGAACGTTACCACGCGCCGTTGGAGCAGGTTGAGCAGGACCTAGAACCTGCAGCCATACCCTCGCCTCCGAGAAGGAACACAGCCCCCCGTTCCTTCTCAACCGAAAGGGAACACACTCCCTCAAAACGCCCCCCGGCCACTCCTACCGGGGGGCGTTCGTTTTGGAAGAAGATACGAGCTAAGAATCCGCGTTACTGCGGGCCTTTGTCGAACTCCACGATGCGCGCAAAGTCGGAGTCGGGTCCTTTGGTGACGCGGTGATAGAGCGGACTGCCGTCCTCGACGCGCCCGCCCATGTCGTAGGTGAAATCGGCAACCGCCTCATGACGGACCCAGTAGCCGTCCATGCGGGCACCACGCCCGTCGTGCATGGAGTGAAAGTGCAGAAACTCGTCCTGCGGCTCGGGCCTTGTTTCAAGCCATTCCTTTGGGGCCTCGTCAAAGAAGACCGGGAGAATTCGCTCCTGCCCCTGCGGCTGGTCGTTTCGATTGCCGGGAAGCCGGGTCAGGACTGCCGTTCCCTCGAAAAGCTTGGCGTTCACAGGCGCATCCGAGGAATAGAAGCCGTCCTCGTTGAAGCACACGAAACGCAGCCTGCTCAGGTCGGAAGGATCTTCCGGGCGGAAGTAGTAGCCCATGAACGGACCAAAGGTGGCCGCCGTGCCGTTTTGCATGACGCGCAGGGTGGACTGGTAGCCGTGCGGTACGTCCGGAGCGGAAGCGCCGTTTGAGGGGGCTTCGCCGCAACCGCCTAAAACGAAGAGTGTCAGCAGCGCGGCGGCAAGGGGCAGTTTGTGCAGAGCGCGCATGGTCACATGGCTCCGCTTTCGCCGTGCCGCCAGAGTTTGCCAATGAGCCAGACTGCTGCGAGCAGGAAAATGGCTTCGACGATCAGTCCCACCAGCGGCGTTCCGAACAGGTCGGCCAGCGTAAGCTGTCCCACGTTGGTAGGGGCGTGTATGGCGGGGATAAGCCAGGCATGAAGGTGCGCGAAGGCGGCGGTCCCGGCCAGTCCGCCGATGAGGGCGAACACCGCGTCCATGCGGCCTTCGCCGACCGCGGCCCAGCAGGTTCCCGGACAGTAGCCCGCCATGCCCCAGCCAATGCCGAATAGCACGCCGCCCACCAGAATTGCGCCAAAGGTAAGTGGTAGTATCAGGGTGTTCCCGCCGCCGGCGGCCTGAAGGCTGAACAGGCCGATGGCCGAGAACAGCACCGCCAGAAGCATGAATTGCGGAATCCGGGGGTCTTGCATGAGATGGCCAAGCGCCATCTCTTCAGGATCAGTCGCGCCGACGCGCTGGATCACGAATCCGAAGGCCGCGCCGGACAGGATGCCGAGAAGAACGTCGGTCATTGTTTCCTCCCGTTGGTCTTTCCGTAGACGATTCGTGCCGAGAGCATGGCTGTTGCGAAAATCACCGCGCCGAAGAGCAGGCCGCTCAGGGCCATCTGGATGCTGCCGGACATGAACAGTCCCAGCGTACAGCCGCCTGCCAGACGTGCTCCGAACAGAATCAGGAACCCGCCTGCGAAGGTGGTTGCGTAACGCTTGATGCGGCTTTTGCCGAAGCGGCGCACCCAGATTTCGGGCACATCGCGGACCTTTCTGCCGCCGGTGATGCCCGCGGCGAATCCACCGGCCGCCATGCCGATGACGAAGCCCATGAGCCATGAGCCCGGTCCGGGAAGGGCGGAGTAGTGCGGATTGGTTTCGGCGTACTTCGGTGCCACTTCAAGAAAGAAGCCCTTGAGCGTGGTCACGAAACCGCTCGACGATGCGGGCGGGCCGTATGTGGCGAAGATGAAGACGATGATTCCTGCAAGCGCCACAGCCGCCGGGACGACCGGCCAGCGTTTGGGATCGGTGTTGGTCGGTTTCATGGTCAGCCTCCGCAGGAAACGTATCCGTCACCGGAGCCGCTGGAGCCGCCGGAACTACCGGAGCCTCCCCGCGATCCCGTCTTGCCGGATGACGAGGTTTTCTTCATGGGAGTCATTGAAATCGGCGCACCGGACGGCGGCAGGTTTTCCTTGGTCTCCACCGGGAAGAAGTTCTCATGCGAGCCCCATTCAAACCACGAGTTCTCGTAGAGTCTCACGTCCTGAAACCCCATGAGGCGAAGGATGAAGTATCCGAACGAACCGCGCCGGCCCGAATGACAATAGACCACCGTTCCCTTGGAGCGGTCCATGCCCGCGTACATCTGGGCCAGCTCGGCTGCGGGCTTGATGTCCTTTGTCTCCTCGGAGGTCCAGTTGTGGGTGTAGTTCACGTTGTAGGCGGTGGGGATGTGCCCCAGCTTGAGAACGGTTCCGTCCAGCCCGGTGTTGGGCCGTTCGCCCAGATATTCGGAGCGCGAGCGCACGTCGATGATCTGGTAGTGGGGATCGTTCAGTCGCTGGTAGATCTTTTCGCCGCTGATGCGCCGCTGAACCTGCACTTCATCCACCGGGGCCTGATAGAGCACCGGCTCTTGCTTGGCAGGATTGTCGGATAGCTCGTATCCGGCTTCCCGCCAACCGTCGATGCCTCGTTCGAGAATCTTCACGTCATCATGCCCGAGCAGGTCCAGTACCCAGAAAACGTATGATGCCGTGGCACCGCCGTCGCGCTCCACGGAGTCGTAAAGTACCACGGTATCCGAACGGGCAATGCCGTGCTCGCCCAGAATGGACTGGGCCTCGTCGAGTCCCACGAATACGCCGCCAAGGCCATAGAGCAGGTCGTTCTTGCGGAACGAGCGCCATGGCATCCGCACTGCGCCGGGGATGACCTTGCCGTCGAAATACTTGTCCTCGCGCACGTCGACCACGGCGACGCCGGGATCATCCTTGTGCTGCTGCAGCCACTTTGGGCCGGCCAGCAGGCCCGGGTCGGCGTACGCGTCCACCCTCGGTGCCGAGGCGAGGCTCCACATCCCCGCGAGAATCAGAAATCCCGCGATGACGATGCGTTTGATCATGACCGAAGACATATGCAGTTCCTCCTTTGGCAAAACGCAGTCATGGTAAGGGGGCTTTTTTCATTATATACAATGTATCCGGAAGAAGGCCAGATGGCAGGGGACTTTTTCGGCATGATTTGGGTATAATTATGGCTACCCGAATGGCGTGATGCAAAAAGGGCCGCCCGGATGCATCCGGGCGGCCCTGATTATCTGCGCAATAGGTAGTCGCTAGTTGCCGTAAACGGCGTCAATGGCCGGAGTGCCGTCGATGGCCTTGATGCCGTCGAGCCACTTGGCGACCTGATCATGGTTGGCGGCGAGCCATTCTTCGGCGGTCTTCTCCGGAGAGAGGCCGTCACGCTTGTTGCTGAAAATCCAGTCGGACTGGATCTGCGAGGGGACCACGAACTGCTTCAGGAAGGCGTAAGCCTGCGGGTAGTCGGTGTTGAACTCGTCGGTGGTCACGGTGTAGACGATGGAAGTCTTGCCCGCTATTTCCGAAGTGCCCTCGGTTTCGGAATCGAGGTATTCAAGATCGTGGGCGATGTTCATCCAGTGCGGCTGCCAGCCCACGAACACGACCCAGTCGCCTTTTTCCATCATGTTTCCGGCCTGTGCGAGCATGGCGGAGGTGGAGGACGCCACCAGTTCCCAGTCGCCGAGTCCTGCCGCGTCGGTCTTGATGGCCTTTTCGATCTCATCGTTGATGCCGGAACCGGCGCCGATGCCGTAAATCTTGCCGCCGAAGCGCTCCTTGTTGGCATCAAGGTCCTCGGCGGTGCGGATTCCCTTTTCGTAGAGATCCTGCGGGACCACGAGGCCCACCGCGGCTTCCTCGATGTTCGCCACGACCTTTTCAATCACACCCTTTTCGATCAGCGGGTCGAGCATGGGGTCTTCCACCGGGGTCCAGCCGCCGAGGTAGGCGTCCAGCTCGGCGATTTCCATGGACTTGAGGATGATGGAAGGGGAGGCCACGATCTGTTCGGTTTCGTAACCCATGGCCTGCAGGATGCGGCAGGCCACCTCGCTCTTGACCGTCACGCCGGGCCAGGAAGGCACGCCGAACTTGACGGTGGGGGCGGCGGAGGCCCCGGCAGCGAAAAATGTTACCATCAGCAGGGAAATGAAAAGGTTCCTGACGACTTTCATGCAAACTCCTTTGTTTCTGTTCGGTCGGATCGGTCCGGTTGCCCGATTCCCGACCATGAAGGGTGATGTCCGGCCCTCAAAGCGCTTGCCTCAAGGCCATTGAAGGGACAGAATCGCCCGATGCCTTTGAATCAATTCGACTCCGCTGGCGGCGGGGCCTCGCATACCGGCGAGCCCGTCTGGTTCCTGCCCGGAAAAGGGTTCTCCATGCTCGGCCTGCTGGCCGCCGTGGAGCCGCTGCGCGTTGCCAACCAGATCCGGCCCGGCCTGTTCCGCTGGGAATTCATTTCCGAAAGCGGTGGTCCGGTGGAGGCCAGCAACGGCATGGCCATCATGACCGTGCCCTTCCCCGAGCCGCCTTTCAGACGTTACGGAGTGAAAAGCGTTTTCGTGTGCGCGGGCTTCGAGCCGGAGCGGGTGCTCTCTTCCACCCTGTGCTCATGGCTCTCGGCCGCCGCGGCCACCGGCGCCACCCTCGGGGGCATAGACACCGGCAGCGTCGTTTTGGCCCGCTGCGGACTGTTGCGCGGATACCGGGCCACGGTGCACTGGGAGAATCTCTCGGCGTTCCGCGAGGACTTTCTCGGAGTGCGCGCCACGGAGAATATCTACGAGATTGACCGCGACCGCGTGACCTGTTCAGGAGCCACCGCCTCGCTCGACATGATGCTCGGCCTCATGGGGCGCACCCACGGTCATGAGCTCTCGCGGGCCATATCCGAGCAGTTTGTCATGGACCGCATCCGCGATCCCATGGAGAGCCAGAGGACCGCTCCGGCCCATCGTCTGGCGGCCCCCACTCCGGCCCTGAGCAGGGCGGTTGAACGTATGGAACGCGCCGCCTCCATGGAGGTGGCTCCACCGCTGGACATGGACGGTCTTGCCGCCGAATGCGGACTCTCCGTCCGTCAGGTGCAGCGGCTTTTCAGTGAAAAGGTCGGGGAAACGCCTTCCCGCTATTATCTCGACCTTCGTCTGGACCGCGCCCGCCGCCTGCTTCGGCAGACCGACA harbors:
- a CDS encoding FAD:protein FMN transferase, giving the protein MQNKRFTRRAFMRSLGIVGLGAALTPAPVAAAVRMTDSRKLSDNRFEVCETRFLMGTFVAITALHESRDAAKEATARAFGEIERLSAIFDRHKGDTPVSVLNATGRLSDVAPELRSVMEKAVIFNRRSGGAFDSTVLPLVEMLKGHADADGRINLSEKDMKDALGLVDTEAVRISDNGIRFDKQGMGVTLDGIGKGYIVDRASDVLAANGVVDHLVNAGGDIRARGERAPGKAWKIAIEDPAGKGGYPSVIHLRDAAVATSGGYEVYYDANRTHHHVINPRTAHSPTQSVSVSVTAPTVMQADALSTSAFVMPPKDGVHFVDAQPGSDCLIVGKSGANVTTRRWSRLSRT
- a CDS encoding glycine betaine ABC transporter substrate-binding protein, which produces MKVVRNLFISLLMVTFFAAGASAAPTVKFGVPSWPGVTVKSEVACRILQAMGYETEQIVASPSIILKSMEIAELDAYLGGWTPVEDPMLDPLIEKGVIEKVVANIEEAAVGLVVPQDLYEKGIRTAEDLDANKERFGGKIYGIGAGSGINDEIEKAIKTDAAGLGDWELVASSTSAMLAQAGNMMEKGDWVVFVGWQPHWMNIAHDLEYLDSETEGTSEIAGKTSIVYTVTTDEFNTDYPQAYAFLKQFVVPSQIQSDWIFSNKRDGLSPEKTAEEWLAANHDQVAKWLDGIKAIDGTPAIDAVYGN
- a CDS encoding sulfurtransferase — protein: MSSVMIKRIVIAGFLILAGMWSLASAPRVDAYADPGLLAGPKWLQQHKDDPGVAVVDVREDKYFDGKVIPGAVRMPWRSFRKNDLLYGLGGVFVGLDEAQSILGEHGIARSDTVVLYDSVERDGGATASYVFWVLDLLGHDDVKILERGIDGWREAGYELSDNPAKQEPVLYQAPVDEVQVQRRISGEKIYQRLNDPHYQIIDVRSRSEYLGERPNTGLDGTVLKLGHIPTAYNVNYTHNWTSEETKDIKPAAELAQMYAGMDRSKGTVVYCHSGRRGSFGYFILRLMGFQDVRLYENSWFEWGSHENFFPVETKENLPPSGAPISMTPMKKTSSSGKTGSRGGSGSSGGSSGSGDGYVSCGG
- a CDS encoding YeeE/YedE thiosulfate transporter family protein, producing the protein MKPTNTDPKRWPVVPAAVALAGIIVFIFATYGPPASSSGFVTTLKGFFLEVAPKYAETNPHYSALPGPGSWLMGFVIGMAAGGFAAGITGGRKVRDVPEIWVRRFGKSRIKRYATTFAGGFLILFGARLAGGCTLGLFMSGSIQMALSGLLFGAVIFATAMLSARIVYGKTNGRKQ
- a CDS encoding YeeE/YedE thiosulfate transporter family protein; its protein translation is MTDVLLGILSGAAFGFVIQRVGATDPEEMALGHLMQDPRIPQFMLLAVLFSAIGLFSLQAAGGGNTLILPLTFGAILVGGVLFGIGWGMAGYCPGTCWAAVGEGRMDAVFALIGGLAGTAAFAHLHAWLIPAIHAPTNVGQLTLADLFGTPLVGLIVEAIFLLAAVWLIGKLWRHGESGAM
- a CDS encoding FAD-dependent oxidoreductase, whose product is MVTSSILVLFLLGLTAAAVLAVASRVLHVKEDPRIAQVDNCFPGANCGGCGYPGCSAAAAAIVKGEAGPEICVAGGPEIAENIAAIMGTEVGFKEPKVAQNICTGGSRAELLFDYEGVEDCRAEALLYGGEKSCGLGCIGMASCVKVCGFDAIRLNDDGLPVVDMNACRSCGKCAEVCPTGAIRVSGLTMDLLHLNKTDDCLAPCMQKCPAQIDVRTYVQQMKMGDMRGALTTMKERNPLPLAVGRLCPAPCETICRRNIADEGVAIHTLHRFVADWEMNAGSRVQLDCNPRSGHRVAIIGGGPAGLSCAYFLRRIGHEPVIFEKREELGGMMKGVIPEYRLPSKVVDWEIQSILDLGVDLRTGLEFGKDVTLESLEQEGFEAVFMATGAWKVPGLGVENDDAEGVVDAVSFLDGIGGTYGDMQGRRIVVVGDTNTAMDVARSAARLGADVTGLVSCIQRKMSANKNEVKRAAELGTDLKFLTAPVRVLAEDGKVTGVEYQELQYDDPKKATGKPKPVEGTEATVQADMVVVATDRVVDAGPLKTESGEPLFDMDKKTGGIKADKTTLQTSLPHVFAGGEAHTGRNILIQAVADGRRAARGIHYYITEGEIPEPKNPQLRVIPETILKNMDVTYTIPRIEVPEIGIEERKSTFKEEVKGSIGFDAARKESSRCLRCGLTCYDSEAGAEYAGDPDVKKFSESGKE
- a CDS encoding GlxA family transcriptional regulator, with amino-acid sequence MPLNQFDSAGGGASHTGEPVWFLPGKGFSMLGLLAAVEPLRVANQIRPGLFRWEFISESGGPVEASNGMAIMTVPFPEPPFRRYGVKSVFVCAGFEPERVLSSTLCSWLSAAAATGATLGGIDTGSVVLARCGLLRGYRATVHWENLSAFREDFLGVRATENIYEIDRDRVTCSGATASLDMMLGLMGRTHGHELSRAISEQFVMDRIRDPMESQRTAPAHRLAAPTPALSRAVERMERAASMEVAPPLDMDGLAAECGLSVRQVQRLFSEKVGETPSRYYLDLRLDRARRLLRQTDMRITDIAVACGFSGQAHFSRAYRSRFGTPPRNERAAS